The following is a genomic window from Haloarcula sp. DT43.
GTCGGCCTCTCCCACTCCGGGACCGGCGTCGAGAAGGTCATGAACGGTCAGAACGACATCGGCAACTCCTCCGGGAACGTCGAGGACGAGCTCCCGGACCGCGACTCCTACGAGCAGTTCGTCGACCACGTCGTTGGCGTCGACGGCCAGCCGCTCGTCGTCTCCCAGGAAATCGCCGACGCCGGCGTCGAGCAGATAACCGGCGACCAGCTCAAGGACCTCTACAAGGGTCGGCTCACCAACTGGAGCGAACTCGGCGGTCCGGACCGCGAGATTCAGGTGCTGGGTCGCGTCAAGGGGTCGGGAACGCGGACCTCCTTCGTCTCCAACGTCTTCGGCAACCCCGAGGAGGACACCACCGTCGCCAACCGCTACGGCCAGAACCAGCGCCTCGCGCAGGCCATCGCACAGGCCGACAACGCCATCAGCTACCTCGCGCTGGCGTTTATCGACACCGACGGGCTGGCCCCCATCGCCCTGGAGTGGGAAGGGACGACCTACAGCTACCAGGACGACCAGAACGGCCTGGACTCGAAGGCCTACCCCCTCTCGCGTGACCTCCACATGTACACGTGGGAAGGCACCTCGATGAAGGAAGCCGCGGTCATCAACATGATTCTGTCCGACTTTGGCCAGGACACGTTCGTCGCGCCGAACAACTACTTCAAGCTCGGCGCTCGCCGCCAGGAAGAACAGCGCGCGAAGCTCCCCGACCAGGTGTAACCGGTCCCGGTTCGGGTAGCCCGACGACTGTCGACCGTGTCGGTCGGTTTTCCATACTATGACAGAGGACATATCAACGACGGAGGGAGAGTCAGTGTCGCGCGGGAGCAGCGTCGACGGGTCGACGCTCACTGTCGGCGCGATAGCGACGACGCTGGTGGCGACAATCCTCATGTTCCTGTTTCGACCGGGGATGGCGCTGCCGCTGTTGCTCGCGTTCGTGTTCGCTACGGCGCTTGGCTGGGTGACCTACCAGGCTGAGGTCGCCCGCCTGCTGACGCTGGTCGCGACAGTACTGACCGTTCTGACCGTCGCGTTCATCACGTTCTTCCTGTTCGTGAGCGCGCTGCCGGCGTTTCTGGAACACGGGCTCGGGCTGTTGCTGATTCCCGAGCAGGGCGGGGCGGCCCGCTGGTTCTTCTGGCTCGAAACCGTGTTGCCGTCGGACGCGACGTACTGGAACCCGCTCAGCGGGGCCTACTCGCTGATACCGATGATATGGGCGACGGTGGTCGTCACCGTCATCGCGGGCGCAGTGGCCGGCCCGCTGGGCCTGTTCGGCGCGCTGTTCATCGCCGAAGTCGCCAGCGACCGCCTGCGCGAGTTCATCAAACCGGGCGTCGAAATCCTGGCCGGCATCCCCTCTATCGTCTACGGGTTCATCGGCTTCCAGGTGCTGAACGGCTTCATTCAGACGAACTTCCTCGACGACGGCGCGAGCTTCCTCATCGCCGGGGTCGTCGTGGGCGTGATGGCGCTGCCGACGGTCGTCTCCGTCGGCGAGGACGCCCTCTCCAGCGTCCCCCAGTCGATGGGTGACGGCTCCGTCGCCATGGGCGCGACCGAGTGGCAGACGATGAAGAGCATCTCTATCCCGGCGGCGTTCTCGGGCATCTCCGCGGCCGTCATCCTCGGGCTGGGCCGGGCTATCGGGGAGACGATGGCCGTCGCCGCCATCATGGCCTCGGGGACGCAGTTCGCCGACCCGCTGTTCGACATCTTCGACGCCAACGCGACGCTGACCAGCCTGATAGCGACCCAGTACGGCAGCGCCTCGGAGAGCACCGTCGACGTGCTGTTCGTCGCCGGCGTCATGCTGTTCGTCATCGTCGCCGGCATGAGCATCGTCTCGCAGTACATCGAACGACGCATGCGGCGGAAACTGAAGGGGCAACAATGAGCGACGC
Proteins encoded in this region:
- a CDS encoding substrate-binding domain-containing protein, whose translation is MAHDPDGLSEYVSRRKFIATTGATGIAAIAGCSSGSDGSDSDGSSGGSADTEAASTEMDSAETEATEGSSQESIGPLESGGSSTVYPIANTAASYWNANRPASDTEYWPHGEYDIDTDQNLADYWAGLYGFEAGGEDGPPFQFTVGLSHSGTGVEKVMNGQNDIGNSSGNVEDELPDRDSYEQFVDHVVGVDGQPLVVSQEIADAGVEQITGDQLKDLYKGRLTNWSELGGPDREIQVLGRVKGSGTRTSFVSNVFGNPEEDTTVANRYGQNQRLAQAIAQADNAISYLALAFIDTDGLAPIALEWEGTTYSYQDDQNGLDSKAYPLSRDLHMYTWEGTSMKEAAVINMILSDFGQDTFVAPNNYFKLGARRQEEQRAKLPDQV
- the pstC gene encoding phosphate ABC transporter permease subunit PstC; this translates as MTEDISTTEGESVSRGSSVDGSTLTVGAIATTLVATILMFLFRPGMALPLLLAFVFATALGWVTYQAEVARLLTLVATVLTVLTVAFITFFLFVSALPAFLEHGLGLLLIPEQGGAARWFFWLETVLPSDATYWNPLSGAYSLIPMIWATVVVTVIAGAVAGPLGLFGALFIAEVASDRLREFIKPGVEILAGIPSIVYGFIGFQVLNGFIQTNFLDDGASFLIAGVVVGVMALPTVVSVGEDALSSVPQSMGDGSVAMGATEWQTMKSISIPAAFSGISAAVILGLGRAIGETMAVAAIMASGTQFADPLFDIFDANATLTSLIATQYGSASESTVDVLFVAGVMLFVIVAGMSIVSQYIERRMRRKLKGQQ